Proteins encoded within one genomic window of Leptolyngbyaceae cyanobacterium:
- a CDS encoding J domain-containing protein, translating into MNNVEHYYKVLELEPGASLEEVHQGYRDLALVWHPDRFPNHPRLQQKAQTKFQEINEAHDKLRSSLRIAVPKSCPPPCEAKRTQPQNSRSPGQQFYQQAPSKAKAEPHTHHSYHSCDRIPFVNFNRKDIQAWLD; encoded by the coding sequence ATGAATAATGTGGAGCATTACTATAAAGTATTAGAGCTAGAACCGGGAGCCTCATTGGAGGAAGTTCATCAAGGCTACAGAGATTTAGCGCTGGTATGGCATCCAGATCGTTTTCCCAATCATCCCCGATTGCAACAGAAAGCTCAGACCAAATTTCAGGAAATTAACGAAGCTCATGATAAGTTGCGATCGTCTTTGCGAATTGCCGTCCCCAAGAGTTGCCCGCCGCCATGTGAAGCGAAACGAACTCAACCACAAAATTCGCGATCGCCCGGACAGCAATTTTACCAACAAGCCCCCAGCAAAGCAAAAGCCGAACCCCATACGCACCACAGTTACCATAGTTGCGATCGCATCCCTTTCGTTAACTTCAATCGTAAAGATATCCAAGCTTGGCTGGATTAA
- a CDS encoding acylphosphatase, with protein MQEQSLPSEKIRVRVLISGIVQGVGYRYSTFNQARSIGINGWVRNLDDGRVEAVFEGSQAEVAAMISWCEKGSPAAVVKDVAVEYESLEGIEDFSIKRGSY; from the coding sequence ATGCAAGAACAATCACTACCATCAGAAAAGATCCGCGTTCGTGTTTTGATTTCCGGTATCGTGCAGGGAGTTGGTTATCGTTACTCTACTTTTAATCAAGCCCGATCGATCGGTATAAATGGTTGGGTACGCAATCTAGACGATGGGCGAGTGGAAGCTGTTTTTGAGGGAAGTCAGGCAGAGGTGGCAGCGATGATTAGCTGGTGCGAGAAAGGTAGTCCCGCTGCGGTGGTTAAAGATGTGGCTGTTGAGTACGAATCGCTAGAAGGCATTGAAGATTTCTCTATCAAAAGGGGTAGTTATTAA